In Mycolicibacterium phocaicum, one DNA window encodes the following:
- a CDS encoding isopenicillin N synthase family dioxygenase: MTQPEVIVDRVVLQDGFVPVIDISSARTGDPAHRQAVADAIGRCCETSGFLLLVGHGVPYKAISDVNRALREFFALPQAEKDRVRALPGDPLARGFSSAGKLSATNDGADVEAEHQAPDRVEKFVHFPLGNPEGLGGDGWTDERVAVAERWPELPGFRGAYERYYAEMELLATELSRLFALALGLREDWFDASIDRHNSNLMANYYPADNRPAGEIRLSQHSDWGNLTILLQDESQRGLQVLKDGGEWLDVPVVPGSFVINIGDLLARWTNDRWVSTVHRVVSNGAGGERFSLPFFHQPNFDAVIECIPTCATADNPPRYEPVVSGPYLLDKFKLAYAL; the protein is encoded by the coding sequence ATGACCCAACCTGAAGTGATAGTCGACCGTGTCGTCCTGCAGGACGGCTTCGTCCCAGTCATAGACATCAGCAGCGCGCGCACCGGCGACCCGGCGCACCGCCAGGCGGTGGCCGACGCGATCGGCCGCTGCTGCGAGACGAGCGGCTTCCTGCTCCTCGTGGGCCATGGCGTGCCCTACAAGGCCATCAGCGACGTCAACCGCGCCCTGCGTGAGTTCTTCGCTCTGCCACAGGCAGAGAAGGACCGGGTCCGGGCACTGCCCGGCGACCCACTGGCCCGTGGATTCAGCAGTGCGGGCAAGCTCTCGGCCACCAACGACGGCGCGGACGTCGAGGCCGAGCACCAGGCGCCGGACCGCGTCGAGAAGTTCGTCCACTTTCCGCTCGGCAACCCCGAGGGCCTGGGCGGCGACGGTTGGACCGATGAGCGGGTGGCCGTCGCCGAGCGGTGGCCTGAACTCCCGGGCTTTCGCGGCGCCTACGAGCGCTACTACGCCGAAATGGAACTACTGGCGACCGAGCTGTCCCGGCTCTTCGCGCTCGCCCTTGGCCTGCGGGAGGATTGGTTCGACGCGTCGATCGACCGGCACAACTCCAACCTGATGGCCAACTACTACCCGGCCGACAATCGGCCGGCGGGCGAAATCCGGCTGAGCCAGCACAGCGACTGGGGCAATCTCACGATCCTGTTGCAGGACGAATCTCAGCGCGGCCTACAGGTTCTCAAAGACGGCGGCGAATGGCTCGACGTGCCCGTGGTCCCCGGATCGTTCGTCATCAACATCGGCGACCTGCTGGCCCGGTGGACCAACGACCGCTGGGTCAGCACCGTGCATCGCGTGGTGAGCAACGGCGCCGGCGGGGAACGGTTCAGCCTGCCGTTCTTCCACCAGCCCAACTTCGACGCCGTCATCGAGTGCATCCCGACCTGCGCGACAGCCGACAACCCGCCGCGGTATGAACCGGTGGTGTCGGGGCCGTATCTGCTCGACAAGTTCAAGCTCGCCTACGCGCTCTGA
- a CDS encoding NUDIX domain-containing protein, which yields MIERVGSREVYRNAWMSVREDDIRRPDGTTGIYGVVDKPTYALVIARDGDRYRMVEQFRYPIGLRRWEFVQGTAPGTLGGNEPAPADLAAQELREETGLRAETWEVLGQLDVAPGMCSQRGWAYLATGITEGEHEREHEEQDMHSEWFTAEEIENMIRRGDITDAQSLAAWTLLRLHTTR from the coding sequence GTGATCGAACGCGTCGGCTCCCGTGAGGTCTACCGCAACGCCTGGATGTCGGTGCGCGAAGACGACATCCGCCGCCCCGACGGCACCACCGGCATCTACGGCGTGGTGGACAAACCCACCTATGCGCTGGTGATTGCCCGCGACGGCGACCGCTACCGGATGGTGGAGCAGTTCCGCTACCCAATCGGGTTGCGGCGCTGGGAGTTTGTGCAGGGCACCGCGCCGGGCACGTTGGGCGGCAACGAGCCCGCGCCCGCCGATCTGGCTGCCCAGGAACTCCGTGAGGAGACCGGGCTGCGCGCCGAGACGTGGGAGGTGCTGGGCCAGTTGGATGTCGCACCCGGGATGTGCAGCCAACGCGGCTGGGCCTATCTCGCGACCGGCATCACCGAGGGCGAACACGAGCGTGAGCACGAAGAGCAGGACATGCACAGCGAGTGGTTCACCGCCGAGGAGATCGAGAACATGATCCGGCGCGGCGACATCACCGATGCGCAATCGTTGGCGGCGTGGACACTGCTGCGGTTGCACACGACGCGGTAA